One segment of Nostoc flagelliforme CCNUN1 DNA contains the following:
- a CDS encoding phytase: MVNNKTIRFSQFNASLNRSAQGQLVVDLSTPGNAQAKAVAEIIQRNNPDVLLINEFDYSQEAVQLFQQNYLAISQNGATPVDYPYFYIAPSNTGIASGFDLNNNGAVVTTPGEPGYGDDAFGFGNFPGQFGMLLLSKYPIDTANVRTFQNFLWKDMPNALLPDDPTTLQPNDWYSQQELEVLRLSSKSHWDVPIQVNGETIHVLASHPTPPTFDGPEDRNGKRNHDEIRFWADYITPGKSNYIYDDQGKIGGIDAGSSFVIVGDQNADPLDGDSFDNAIRQLLQNPNINTNVIPTSPGGPQQADLQGGANASQKGNPSFDTADFADTAPGNLRTDYVLPSTDLTIANSGVFWPLNTDSTFPLVGTFPFPSSDHRLVFTDVQTGPTEPGKTIPRLGFQGQSTFVTGFIPAGAAGTVNGVETPLGGLSGVTYDAANNRYYAISDDRSQFGPARFYTFTADTGVTFTNVTPLKDSNGNLFATNSLDPEGIALTNNGTVFISSEGEVNPTAGRVTNPFIKEFSLTTGQEIASLLIPSKFLPVVEDTNSNGIVDAGDTQTSGIYNNLAFESLTITPDQRTLFTATENALSQDGLRASLTSGSPSRILQYNLVSGQPKKEYLYITDAIADVPNPSSGSADNGLTDLLAINNRGTLLALERSFAQGVGNTIKIYEVSLQGSTDISFYDSLNNLSTEQLAAIQPAQKRLLLNLNDLNLPNGTDNIEGITFGPKLADGRQSIVLVSDNNFNQSQFTQILTLDADLVPTAAPTLETRPDLLDDETLPVDQRADADDPAIYVNATNSADSLVLTSVKNAGLRVYDLSGNLLQTVNPGGIRYNNIDLQYGFKLGNQSVDIAVASDRNNDKLAIFKINPNPTTPGNYLEDITDSNIGTLFQGLPFAEPYSSSSRSAYGLALYRSPITNDYYVFANRRETGDVAQFKLIDKGNGKIGAERVREFTVPTISERDPQTEGMVVDQETGFLYIGQENVGIWKFQAEPNGGTTGKLIDQVRDLGGSYLTDDVEGLTIYYGKNGTGYLLASSQGDNTFVAYTREGNNEYLGNFAVGNNGVIDSVQESDGADVINLPLGPNFPFGLFVTQDGSNEPAKIVSDEGEEENISSNFKFVPWENIANAFPNSLTIDTTSYDPRNPVAQPKLTIYEFENLPKLGTTSKGQDIFLGGFSGLYFQGFAANGNLKFVTHTDRGPNGESEGSNRPFFLPDFQPEIVSFELNRTTGEISITNRTGLFRQDGTTPLTGLPNLQAGANGLAYTDEIAVDLDNNILANDPLGADLEGIVIAENGDYWLVDEYRPAIYHFDVNGKLIDRFIPQGTATAPNPDQPVGTFGTEVLPFVYAQRRNNRGFEAVALEGTKLYAFIQSPIDNPDVANDATSKASLNLRILEFDIVTKQVTGEYLYLLEGLPATDKIGDAVSLGNGKFAVVERDDNGTSAGNKLIYQIDLAGATNINNPANFSLPAGKTIEQLSSAELVAANITPVTKSLIANAAQLGYTGVEKLEGLALVAPNTLALINDNDFNITGNTAAEKLGILELPNNLTTVQPTFPNGFGSSNSDTVSLQPGQFFSAGDGADFVEGNKNNTILAGNGDDTVLAGSDSSVSGNDGDDQIFIGQNGPAQNTSADGGNGDDLIVVVEASNSNNLFGAAGDDRLTVIEGSRQSLFGGSGNDTLSSGGSNNRLYGGSGDDKLFSNVNDSLFGSDGDDVLFAGQQGSNRLSGAAGADQFWIANGSLPISNNIVTDFTVGIDKIGLGGVGITQFCGLTLSQQGSDTLVKIGNTELVSLLGIISTSLTANDFVFSASVVA; the protein is encoded by the coding sequence CAAAAGCTGTTGCAGAAATTATCCAGCGTAACAACCCGGATGTGCTGTTAATTAATGAGTTTGACTACTCTCAAGAGGCAGTTCAACTATTCCAGCAAAATTATTTAGCTATCAGCCAAAACGGTGCGACTCCCGTTGACTACCCCTACTTCTATATTGCTCCTTCTAACACGGGTATTGCCTCTGGTTTTGACTTGAACAACAACGGCGCAGTAGTTACAACCCCAGGCGAACCGGGATATGGCGATGATGCCTTCGGATTCGGCAATTTTCCTGGTCAATTCGGGATGTTGCTGTTGTCTAAATATCCCATCGATACAGCTAACGTCCGCACCTTCCAAAACTTCCTCTGGAAGGATATGCCCAATGCTTTGCTTCCCGATGATCCTACAACACTACAGCCCAATGATTGGTATTCTCAGCAGGAATTAGAAGTTTTACGCCTCTCCTCCAAAAGTCATTGGGATGTGCCAATCCAGGTAAACGGCGAGACAATTCATGTCCTCGCCAGCCACCCCACACCTCCAACCTTTGATGGGCCGGAAGACCGCAACGGCAAGCGCAACCACGATGAGATCCGCTTTTGGGCAGACTATATTACTCCTGGTAAAAGTAATTACATCTACGATGATCAGGGAAAAATCGGCGGGATTGATGCTGGGTCAAGCTTTGTAATTGTGGGTGATCAAAATGCTGATCCGTTGGATGGTGATAGTTTTGACAATGCTATTCGCCAACTATTGCAAAACCCCAATATCAATACTAATGTCATTCCTACTAGTCCTGGTGGACCCCAACAAGCAGACTTACAAGGTGGTGCAAACGCTAGCCAAAAAGGAAATCCTAGCTTTGATACCGCAGACTTTGCTGATACGGCTCCAGGCAACCTGCGGACTGATTACGTGCTACCCTCCACTGACTTGACAATTGCCAACTCAGGAGTATTTTGGCCCCTGAATACTGACTCAACGTTCCCCTTGGTAGGTACTTTTCCCTTCCCCAGTTCTGACCATCGCTTAGTATTTACAGATGTGCAAACTGGGCCAACTGAACCAGGTAAAACCATTCCCCGTCTAGGATTTCAGGGGCAGTCTACTTTCGTTACTGGTTTTATTCCTGCTGGCGCGGCGGGAACTGTGAATGGAGTAGAAACTCCACTGGGTGGATTGTCTGGTGTCACCTACGATGCAGCTAACAACCGCTACTACGCTATCTCAGACGATCGCTCCCAATTTGGCCCCGCCCGCTTCTATACTTTTACTGCTGATACTGGGGTAACTTTTACCAATGTCACACCCCTGAAAGATAGCAATGGCAATTTATTTGCAACGAACAGCCTTGACCCTGAAGGCATTGCTTTGACCAATAATGGGACAGTCTTCATCTCTTCAGAAGGCGAAGTTAATCCTACTGCTGGTCGTGTTACCAATCCGTTTATTAAGGAATTTTCCCTTACAACGGGGCAAGAAATAGCATCGTTACTTATTCCCAGCAAATTCCTGCCAGTAGTTGAGGATACCAACAGCAACGGTATTGTAGATGCAGGTGATACGCAGACATCAGGCATTTACAATAATTTGGCATTTGAAAGCCTCACCATCACACCCGACCAGAGAACCCTATTCACCGCAACCGAAAACGCGCTTTCTCAAGATGGATTAAGGGCTTCACTCACTAGTGGCAGCCCTTCCCGAATTCTGCAATACAATCTGGTTAGTGGACAACCAAAAAAAGAATACCTCTACATTACTGATGCGATCGCTGATGTACCCAACCCTAGCTCAGGCTCTGCTGACAATGGCTTGACAGATTTACTCGCGATCAATAATCGTGGTACATTACTAGCGTTAGAACGTTCCTTTGCCCAAGGTGTCGGCAACACCATCAAAATCTACGAAGTTTCGTTGCAAGGATCAACAGACATTAGTTTCTACGATTCTCTCAATAATCTGAGTACTGAGCAACTAGCTGCTATCCAACCCGCTCAAAAGCGCTTACTGTTAAATTTAAATGATTTAAACTTGCCTAACGGTACAGATAACATCGAAGGTATCACTTTTGGCCCCAAACTAGCAGATGGTCGTCAGTCGATTGTGCTGGTAAGTGATAACAATTTCAATCAAAGCCAATTTACCCAAATTCTCACACTGGATGCAGACTTAGTTCCAACTGCTGCACCCACGCTAGAAACCCGTCCCGATTTGTTGGACGATGAAACACTCCCAGTTGATCAACGGGCTGATGCTGATGATCCTGCTATCTATGTTAATGCCACAAATTCTGCTGATAGCCTAGTACTAACCTCAGTCAAAAATGCTGGACTGCGGGTTTATGACTTGTCTGGTAATTTGTTGCAAACAGTTAATCCAGGTGGTATTCGCTACAACAATATTGACCTGCAATACGGTTTTAAATTAGGCAATCAATCTGTTGATATTGCCGTAGCTAGCGATCGCAACAATGATAAACTAGCAATTTTCAAAATTAACCCCAACCCTACCACTCCCGGTAACTACCTCGAAGACATCACCGACAGCAATATTGGAACCCTTTTCCAAGGGCTACCTTTTGCAGAACCTTATTCCTCATCTTCTCGGAGTGCTTACGGACTGGCATTGTACCGCAGTCCAATCACCAATGATTATTATGTCTTTGCCAATCGCCGAGAAACCGGAGATGTTGCTCAGTTTAAACTGATTGACAAAGGTAATGGCAAAATTGGGGCTGAACGAGTGCGAGAATTTACCGTACCGACAATTAGCGAACGCGATCCGCAAACAGAAGGTATGGTAGTAGACCAGGAAACTGGTTTCCTCTACATCGGCCAGGAAAATGTCGGTATTTGGAAGTTTCAAGCAGAACCAAACGGTGGCACAACTGGCAAGCTAATTGATCAAGTCAGAGATTTGGGTGGTAGTTATCTCACCGATGATGTAGAAGGATTGACCATTTATTACGGAAAAAATGGCACAGGCTACTTGTTAGCATCTAGTCAAGGCGACAACACCTTTGTTGCCTACACTCGTGAAGGTAACAACGAATACCTGGGTAATTTTGCCGTTGGTAACAATGGGGTCATTGACAGCGTACAAGAGTCAGACGGTGCAGATGTAATTAACCTGCCACTGGGGCCTAACTTTCCATTTGGTTTATTTGTCACTCAAGATGGTTCCAATGAACCTGCCAAGATAGTTAGCGATGAAGGTGAAGAGGAAAATATCAGTTCTAACTTCAAGTTTGTACCTTGGGAAAATATTGCCAATGCCTTCCCTAATTCTCTAACTATTGACACCACTAGTTACGATCCACGCAATCCTGTTGCTCAACCCAAGTTAACTATCTATGAATTTGAAAACCTACCAAAGTTAGGAACAACCTCTAAAGGTCAAGATATTTTCTTAGGTGGTTTCTCTGGATTATATTTTCAAGGATTTGCAGCAAATGGCAACCTGAAGTTTGTCACCCACACAGACCGAGGCCCCAATGGAGAATCTGAGGGTTCAAACAGACCATTTTTCTTACCCGACTTCCAGCCAGAAATAGTCAGTTTTGAACTCAACCGCACCACAGGTGAAATCAGCATTACCAATAGAACAGGACTATTCCGCCAAGATGGGACGACACCATTAACCGGATTGCCTAATTTGCAAGCTGGGGCAAATGGTTTGGCTTACACTGATGAAATTGCTGTTGACTTAGACAACAATATTCTAGCTAACGATCCTTTGGGTGCTGACTTAGAAGGTATTGTAATTGCAGAAAATGGAGACTATTGGCTGGTAGATGAATACCGTCCGGCAATTTACCACTTTGACGTTAATGGTAAACTAATTGACCGCTTTATTCCTCAAGGAACTGCCACTGCACCCAACCCAGATCAACCAGTGGGAACTTTTGGAACTGAGGTATTACCATTCGTTTATGCCCAACGCCGCAATAACCGGGGATTTGAAGCTGTAGCCCTGGAAGGTACTAAATTATACGCTTTCATCCAAAGTCCAATTGACAATCCAGATGTTGCTAATGACGCGACTTCTAAAGCTTCTCTCAACCTACGAATTCTAGAGTTTGATATTGTCACCAAGCAGGTAACAGGAGAATATTTGTATCTCCTGGAAGGTTTACCGGCAACTGACAAAATTGGCGATGCAGTATCTTTAGGTAACGGCAAATTTGCAGTAGTTGAGCGAGATGATAATGGTACATCTGCTGGCAATAAACTAATTTATCAAATTGATTTAGCCGGGGCAACGAACATCAATAACCCTGCTAACTTTAGTTTGCCAGCTGGTAAAACTATTGAACAACTTTCCTCTGCGGAGTTAGTTGCTGCCAATATTACCCCTGTCACCAAAAGCCTAATCGCTAATGCCGCTCAGTTGGGTTACACCGGGGTAGAAAAATTAGAAGGTCTGGCACTGGTAGCACCCAACACTCTAGCTTTGATTAACGACAACGACTTCAACATTACAGGAAATACGGCTGCTGAAAAACTCGGCATCTTGGAACTACCAAATAATCTGACAACTGTACAGCCTACTTTCCCGAACGGTTTTGGTTCTAGCAACAGCGATACTGTCAGTCTTCAGCCAGGACAATTTTTTAGTGCAGGTGACGGAGCAGACTTTGTAGAGGGTAATAAAAATAACACAATCTTGGCTGGAAACGGTGATGACACAGTGCTTGCGGGGAGTGACTCTTCAGTTTCCGGGAATGACGGTGATGATCAGATATTTATTGGTCAAAATGGCCCGGCTCAAAATACCAGTGCTGATGGTGGCAATGGAGATGATTTGATTGTCGTGGTGGAAGCCAGTAATAGTAATAATTTGTTTGGGGCAGCAGGTGATGATCGTCTCACAGTAATTGAAGGTTCTCGCCAATCATTATTCGGTGGCTCAGGCAATGATACCCTTAGCAGTGGCGGTAGCAATAACCGTCTCTACGGTGGTTCTGGAGATGACAAACTCTTCTCTAATGTGAATGATTCGCTATTTGGTAGCGATGGTGATGATGTGCTATTTGCTGGTCAACAGGGTAGCAATCGCCTCAGTGGTGCTGCTGGTGCTGACCAATTCTGGATTGCTAATGGTAGTCTGCCAATTAGTAATAACATCGTGACTGATTTTACAGTCGGGATTGACAAAATCGGACTTGGCGGTGTTGGCATAACTCAATTTTGTGGGCTAACACTGTCGCAACAGGGTAGTGATACTTTGGTGAAAATCGGCAATACAGAGTTGGTTTCATTGCTAGGAATTATCTCAACAAGCCTGACTGCAAATGATTTCGTTTTCTCTGCTAGCGTCGTGGCTTAG